In Epinephelus moara isolate mb chromosome 20, YSFRI_EMoa_1.0, whole genome shotgun sequence, the genomic stretch CCTATACggtaggtggcggtatgcacctACAAGTTGCAATCCGCCAAAAGACGCAAAGAAGAGTAATAAACGGTCGGTTGTTGATTTTCCGAGTGGTCATGAAGGCAGCATAAACTCGGCTGTCCGAGCGGGAAGTTCAAATGTTCACCCTGTTCAGCTCATATGTACCAAGTTATTCCTGTTAACTCCGACTAGCTCATTTAGCACACAGTAACATCACTTTAAAGGAATTTTACCTGGTGAGTTTATATGAACGAGCTAGCTAACTTACAACGGCCATGGCTAGCATagtattagcatgctaactgaAGGCAACATTAAGCTAACGCTAGTTGTTAGTTTGACTCAGTTGGGACAGACAGACCTTTAATGTTAGCTTAACTCCTCAGCCAGCCCTGGGCTCATTTCAGGACGTTACCCTCATGGATAATTATGCTGTTAGAGGAGCTGACAGCAGTTGTTATTTAGCTTCTTTAACTATTACCTGACTGTTTATTTTAGTGACAGTAGGGCAGCTCTGCAGCCATGTCCAGTAACACtgagcagaggagcagctctgcaCCCAGGTGCTTCGGACAGGTAGGTGTTCACATTAGGAGCTCACAGTAACAACACACTAACACACCACCTCCTGTAATTCTCATCACAGACTAATTCATTCAAATGAGGTTCAGGTGCGCAGGATTTATTATCCAGTAGTTACCGTTCAGCTGCACCAGCTGTTATCAGTGAGGGAAGTGTAGTAGTCTCTGTTACAGTGgaggtgtttgtttgtgtgtctgtttcttttCCCAGTCTGGATGTTATCATGTTTACACGTTTTTCTTATGGATTGCACACCCTGATGTACACGTaaatctgagagagagagataatgCACTGATAACGCCTTCAGgatgttttcagtgttttacccagtgcatgctgggataggcttctGTCCCCCACAGTCCAATAACGTTATAGTGGAAAGAGACAAGAAATAGAtagatatatacatacatatgtttTGTCCAGaggattttaaaataaagctcGGTGGATTTGCACAAAATAAGCTTGTACTGGTACTGAAGAGACTAACACTATTTGTTATTACACACTGCTCAAAATTATTCTAACAATATTATATATGTACATGAATACACTGTATAACTATATAACATCAGCTGTATAGATGAAAACTAACTTTGTGGCCTTGTTGTcgtgtgtgtgcgttttgttTGTCTGACGGGACTGTGTTGTCAGTGTACCTACACAGCTGAGGAGCACCAGGCAGTGCACAAAGCTCTGAAACAGAAGCTGGGACCAGAGTTCATCAGCACCAGGATGgctggaggaggacagagggcaAGTCTTTGtttatctctctgtctttgttttctgtacAGCCCTGAAGCCAGTTTTAACTGAATTGTACAAAAAGTTGCATTTCTACTgataattttatattttcaaacaagGTAGTGTTTTCTCAAGTGGAACAATCCGAATATTTTTTCAGTATGGAGGAAATGTAACCTGTTCTCCAGTTTGACCAAACAGTTTATCATAAAACCACTTAGATATAACTCTGCTTCCACCTCATATCAGCTCTTGAATGGACTCTTCCAGGTGTGCTATATTGAAGGGCATCGTGTTATCAGTCTGGCCAATGAGATGTTCGGATACAACGGATGGTCGCACTCCATCTCTCAGCAGAACGTCGGTAAGACTCACAAGCTGTGCTCTGAATtgcaaactttttctttttactatcagtaccaggggcgtaaatatagacagtgcaggcagtgtggttgcactagGGCCTGTGGGGTGGAGAAGCCAGAGGAGAGAGTGGCCCTTGCACCTTGAATatattattatcttatattCTTCTCACACAATCAGACTAACACAGCACTTGTATTTTCAGACTTTGTAGACATCATCAACGGGAAGTTTTATGTCGGAGTCAGTGCGTTTATCAAAGTGCAGCTGAAGGTTAGATAACCACTATATTGATTATAATTTTCACCTGATCAAGATGATTAGAGTTGAATCTCACATAATGTGTTCTTTCCTGTGCGTTGTCCACATGAGTCTGTGTGTAACATGTATTTTTCCTCCAGGACGGGTCGTATCATGAGGATGTAGGTTATGGGGTCAGTGAAGGGCTGAAGTCTAAAGCTCTGTCGCTGGAGAAGGCGAGAAAGGAAGCTGTGACTGATGGCATGAAGAGAGCACTCAAGTACtggaatttacatttttgtgtcttctcaGTCTGAAatctgggggaaaaaatatttgaaacatAAAATCTTTCTTAGATATGTTTTGTCATAAGAAGACTGATGATGGTTTTGctgagatttgtttttttttgggtgggTTCTTGTTTAGATGCTTCGGTAATGCTCTTGGAAACTGCATCATGGATAAAGAATACCTCCTAGCCATTAACAAGATCCCCAAACAGGTCTGATATAAACTTTCAgcaatttatgtttttattttcattcagaaAGTCTTTGGATGCTGAATCTTGTCCTCTACACAAAGACTCCTTCTCCTCTAGATCCAGCCCAGACTAAGCGCTCAGAGGGTGAGCCCTTAATAGAGAAGGCCCGGATCTCCAGTCTGGTCCAGCAGGAAAAGCTTGCATCTGCAGTGGGTCCTGTGAGGGCGCCCCTGGAGCCCAGAGTCCTCAACCACAACCAGAACTATCCAGATGTTCATACCCCTAATGCAGCTGTCCCTGCTGACAGGAGGAGTGAGACCATGGACTCCAGGTGAACAACAGCAGGTctagtttctgtttttaatggCACTGACACATCATCTCTTGTGCATCATCTGCAGTCTgtttcctccatctctccttctcAGACCTGTCATGGACTCGCTGGATGCTGTCGGCTCTGACGCTCACACAGACCCCAAACAGCTGAGAAAGCTCCGACAGCAGCAGCTTCAACAGAAGTtcaggagagagatggaggccAAGAAGATGCAGCAGAACGCAGATCAAACCAAGTCTGAGGACCAAGAGGTCGCTGTTGGACGAGGGTCCAGTGGAGGTAAAGGTTTTATTTGTCATAAGTGATTTAATTCTGTTTAAAGCAGTGGCCTCAAACCCAAATTACCCTGCACTGGACAGGAGTTTTTTTTACTACAGCTCaaatattctgcaaaaaaacTAGTGTTTTTTCCCATTGGAGTAAACTTCAACATGTTTTTGCTTGCCAATGGAAACTGTCACATTTAATTccacaaaaaaaatatgctCATGAAACTTTAAAATTGTTGAAAAGTTGTGAATGAAAgactgaaaaattaaaataggGAAAAATATTCTGTGCAGGCCAGATGTAACATTGAATCTGAAACATTAtgacattgtgtctttttattctTAACTATTAGgagtatgtgtttttttttttctctggtgGTCGTGTTTTTGATAAAgatgtttcttttcctccagGTCATGAAGGTGTGCCTGCGTACAGTGACGGCTCCTCAGATGGAAACAAGAAATGTAGCAGCAGGGACGACCATTTAGAAGGTGCTGTGAGCCACCACCAGAGGGCTCAGCATACTTAGACAACCAGCCAGCTTCACGCAGTACAAACAGTTTGTCCTTTTCTGCAGATGATCTGGAGCTCTGGGATTTCACCCTCGATGGGATCGAGGTGTCAGATGATCCCGCAGGCGACCCAAACTCCAGAGCGTTCAGGCCCAGCACGCCTGGGAATCACCACATGCAGACGCGCAGTAAGACCCCTCAGAGAGTCCCGGGCAGACCCCCAGATGACGCCCATTCGCACAGTGGAGGACACGACCGTGCTCAGTACAGACCTCAACATCAGACCCACTATCAGGCGAGACCAGGTGAGGTTTCATGAGGGAGATGTTAGTGAACTGTTGGCTGGATTTGGTGGTCTAAAATCTACGTTTTCATCCTTCCAGGTGAAGCCTACAGTCCATACAGACAAGGACAGTACATGAAGAAACGGCGACTGGACACCTGAGATTTAATGTTGCTGTTCCACAGTTTCCTTTATGCATTacaaaatttattttacttttatattttttatatttatgtcagtgtttacactgattaacttttttttgcaatgaatTGCTGCTATTTCTGATGTTTGGAGAGATGTTATGTCTggatttgtaaaaaataaaaacataaccaCAGAAGTCAGCTGAAGTTTGCTTATATTTATAGATAgaaaccatccatccattttcatcactCCGGGgccgggttgcgggggcagcaggccaagcaaagcaccccagacatccctctccctagcaacactttccagctcctcctgggggaccctgaggcgttcccaggccagatgagatatgtaatccctcctgcatgttctgggtctgcccctgggcctcctaccagtgggacaagCCTGAAACACTTccaacaggaggcacccaggaggcatcctagtcagatgcccgaaccacctcagctgacccctttcaacgtgaaggagcagcggctcttctccgagctccctcttgaggtccgagctccttaccctatctctaaggctgagcccagacaccccattTCACTACCCatagttcatgaccataggtgagggttgggatgtagatggaccagtaaatcgaaagccttgccttcaggctcagctctctcttcaccacaacgaTCCAGCGTAGTGCCTGCATCATTGCAGAGGCCGCACCAAACTGCCGACCCGTCTCACACCCCATAACTAACCCTTAATAAATAACTCGAGGGATGTTTTTTTCGCCCTAAATTTTATTTGATTGTTGCTAAGTTTATCATACATATGTTGTAAAGCcttgaaataaaatatgaaaattcttaaagaagcagtgtgtcagatttagggggatttagtggcatctagtggtgaggactgcagattgcgacaagctgaaacttctcccagttaggattccttctgtgttcattgttgaggaggttttcaccataaaccaaattatctgcagaggtctcttcctctcaaaaacaaacgagattaaaaccagtaaaaacccAGAATGAAGCAGTTATATGTcacacatcagtgtttctctgacgctgttCTGCTTTTTTGAAATGGGCCGCCAGCTtagcacatgctaatgtgtgctcacttttacttcgataacttaagatccagacgttcaggaggtttttattgggaATGaagttatctgcagaggtctcatcttctccaaaacaaatggacctggtgatttaaactggtaaaaacacagaataaagcaatttaatttaaaaaacaacaacctgtttttttgttttttgcaatggccctatctagatccaatgtttggtttgtctgtcctGGCATGTGCCTGCACAGAGCGCTAGTGGTTCTTGTTCAACGACTGTCCGCCCTGTGTGGCCATCCGTCTCAGCGTGGACCAGGGCTACAACTGGGCTACGTAGGCCTCAGGTTGGACCCTCCGCGGTTGTTCTGGGGGGCAGATGTGGTTCCCATGTGGTAGCCTTGGTGCAGGGACACTGAGGCTCTGGTAGGTGGCTGGTACTGCGTTAGTGGCTGTGCGGGGTTAAGCATGTTGACCTGGCATGTGCCTGTGGGTCCTGCTCACTGAGGACCACTGTACAGGGCTGAGGCGTATCCGAACCCTTGCGCAACTGGGCTCAGAGAGCCTTTACGCGGCcccagagggacagaggggttGGCTGGATTAGGGAGGTGAGTggtgtttgtttggtttggtttgtccgttctgggctactgtagaaacatagcaatctctgtggatgaggacccactccttagatagatataaacagctcactgtaaggtaacgaaaacactattcttatttttacgtgattacacactaaagaaaacataccagTATTTCATTTCTGTCAGTATATCCCCCTACATCCTGCACCCTGGCCTTTAAGtatttacatagattaaaaaaacatcgcAGGATTGTTAATGACAAATTAGTGAAATAAAATAGCACAATCTGGTcctaaagtaaaaaaatatgacTCCAATAAACATGACAAGTTGCTTCGattgatattatttttatttgtttttacattttgtacaatgtgaaaaacatacacaaaacagACACTGAATCACAGGAGGTCAGTAAGGAGGGATCAGAAATTAGAGCTCAACAGATAGAATTGCGTGTCAGTAGCCTCAAACAGAACTGTAGAGGTGTGTGATAATAATTAATGATGATAAGAGCATATGGACTTTAAAAGCTTTGCTGTGAGCTTGTGCTGTACAGGAGCCAGATGTGAGTTGGTTGTAAGATTAAACACCAGTGAAGCCGGCATGCAGAAATCatacgctgatagtctgatatTGAAGTTGTGCCTGTGATATTGGTAAATGGCAATGAACAGATCAACACCTTGTGATCACTCAGAAaggcaaataataataatgataataataaaaaaaaagatctaatAGTCCAATatcaaaaacattaaagtcaGTAACAACCCTCATCAGCATGCAAATGTTTCCATTACCCCTCAGTCcctttaaaactttaaacatTGCATATTCTGCATTGCAGTAACTTATTTTTTCTCTAGAGAAGTTTAACTATTCATCCAATCTACGAGCAGGCGAAAGAGCCACAATGACGGCATGGCACTCGTGTGAGGTGCTGAGACAAAAGTTAAACCAGCGTGACAACGTTTAAACCTTTACACAGCTCACTTGCTGCCTGAACAAGTGCGTCTGAAAACAGTTTAATGATCAatccacaaaaacaaatgtcagcCAAATCCATGTACGTGTGAGccaaatatataaacacagctGATTACGCAACCGACACAAATGGAACTGTAGAGAGAACAGAAACGCTTCCACATTACTAGTGTGCTCTTTGTTCTGAAGCCCCGTGCGGTGTCTCGTCTGATGTTGTCAGTGTtacatcctctgtgtgtgtgtgtgtatgtgtgtgtgtgtgtgtcagtcatgAAGCCacctgttgtgtgttttttacatcaTGTACAGGTTTAAGCtaactgtttttttctgcagtacAGTCACAGCGACGGGACGAGATGAGTCTGGAACTTGTCATTAGTGAGGATGCAAGGCACTAAAGTGTTCCTCATGTTTACAGGTTAGAGTGCGTGTGCATGTAGAGTGGGTCACCACAAGCATACTCTAGTGACGGAGCAATACATGAAAGCATTTAACTCACATTAACATATGtacaataaaatagaaaaaaaagggggtgtggggggggcgggggggcaGGGCAGTCATAGAGAGAAGAGCTTAATAAACCACAGGACCTCTCCTGCGTGGTGGGTAGGATACCAACGACAACAACCCTGCAATTGCACTTTTTATATTCCTTTAACTACATGTTGTTTAACAAcctttaataataattacagtGAAACAACATCAAAATCTGATGGCTGAATACAGGTCCATAAagaacatttgttttattaaatataCGCATACAAAACAGACCACAGGAAGAGAGAACCCCAGACACTTGTAATTCGAGAGGTGATGGCTAAATGTTATGAGCGGAGATATTTTAATGTGACTTCACCAACGACCTGTTCGTCTGTGCACCGTCTGTGTAAACAACTGGGAGAAGTGGAGACTGAAACCTCCCACAAATACTAATGCAATAAACCAAAATTTGTCCTGTTTCTGTGATATGATGAGCAAATTTGACCTGCTTATATCAGAACTAAGTGAAATTGGGATTCTTTTTTCATCCttgtgtaaaaaacaaaacaaaaaaaaacaaacaccctgCTAACACCCTCAACCAGATTGTGATTTACAGCAGCATCACCTCTTAAGTTTCACACTGCGAGTGGTGGTCAACACCAGGacaatgctttttttaaatgtggcagATCCACTGACTTGCGAATCAGACGTGAAAAACAACTCAGTATAATAATAAATCTGTATGGATGGACAACTCAAATCACAAAGTCAATACACTCTCACAGGGACATAAATATGCGAGACATGGAATCATAACCCAGTGAAGAAATATCTATGTACAAAGTCAATGTTTGAACGTGTTCTGGGATTAAGGCCACAGTTACAAGGGACAGTTTATCTACTCTTTGCCATTATTGCATTTTACTCAATAGGTAGCCACTGGGATGTGTTCATACCCAAACTCTATCTGTTACACTCCTGCCTAACTTACTATGTCTTTCTTCTCCCAACTCAACCAATCACACTTTGCTATTCCATCTGGGACAAACTAATCGTCCCACTCCTATCTCCCACTTTCTGTACACTCCCTCCTTGCTCTCTGAAACAACCTTCTATCCCAAGTCACTCCACCAGCTTAATGTTTAGTCAGTTGTGCGCACGTATGTCTATGTGGTAATATGTCATCAGTCCCAGCTTGGCTTAAAGTCAGGACCAGTAAGGATGTGAACCAGAATCCTTCCTACCTTCTCCTCTCCAAAAGGAATGACAACATTGCAACGTCTGCTCTCAAAGACATCTTTGGCTGCTGTTGGTTACGCTTTTGGGTCATTACGTCACCAGACACGACCAACCGACTCGTCACAGCTCAGTTCCACAGCTGATGGCAGGCCAAGTGTGAGACTCTTGTGCCGTGGATATGTATTGCACTCTCCCTCCAATTTGCCAGGCAGATTTCGTTCCGCCCGAGAGGACTCGAACCACACAGGTCAACTTTATTACAGAAAGAAACATGTAATAAtaaaagttgaaataaaaagcacaatatCCAGCCAGCTAACCAGCAAACTGCACAGAGAGCTAGTGGTTCTCGTTCAGTGACTGTCTGCCCTGTGTGGCCCTCCGTCTCAGCGTGGACCAGGGCAACAACTGGGCTACGTAGGCCTCAGGTTGGACCCTCCGGGGTTGTTCTGGGGGGCGGATGTGGTTCCCATGTGGTAGCCTTGGTGCAGGGACACTGAGGCTGTTGTAGGCGGCTGGTACTGCGTTAGTGGCTGTGCGGGGTTAAGCATGTTGACCTGGCATGTGCCTGTGGGTCCTGCCCACTGAGGAGCACTGTATGGGGCTGAGGCGTATCCGAACCCTTGCGCAACTGGGCCCAGAGAGCCTTTACGCGGCCCCAAAGGGACAGAGGGGTTGGCTGGATTGGGGAGGTGAGTGGACGTGGTGGACGTGGTGTTGGAAGGCGTGGGAAGTGTTGGGCAGAGGTAGCCAGGAGCTGAGAATTTACGGCCCATGTTGGCTGGAGGGATAATCTGTAATTGTGAAAAATCATGAGGCATCAATCACATGAGGCCATACAGCCAAAAAATGCTGCAAAGAAATTCAAATAAAGTACTATGTGCTTACGTCATGACCCAGTGGTGCTTGTGCTCCAGTTTTAGGACCTCTCTTGCACTGGGAGAGGCTGATGGCGTCCCTGGCCCAGTTATCCACCAGTTGGTGCAGGTCATCAGTAAAGGTGCCCTTGCCCTTCTGCGTGTGAGACGAGGAAGGAGTGGGTCCACTTGCCTGGGCCAGAGAAGAGTGGTTCTGGCAGAGGCCTGATCCGTTTGTGGAGCTGGCTCCACTTGATCCTGGTACACAAGAATAGAGAtgtgaattagaaaataaatcaattcaaggaggtcactgtgacaaaaTGAAGTGCTTGCACATACCTGTGGAGCAGCTACTGAGGCTGGGCATGGATGGAGAGGTTCTAAGCTGCTTCACGGATGACCTGTTAACTACTTGTGATGCCTCTGTTGCTGTTTCTGATGCCTCTGTTGCTGTTTCTGAGGCCTCTGTTGCTGAGGCTGAACTTTGCTTTGGAGAGGACTCTGAAACATGAAGACTCTGAGTTGAGGCTGGGGATCCTGAACATACAAGCACAAGACGTACCATTTCAACCCAAGCTTCAGTGATTGAGGACAGTACTGACATCTCAAGTGAGTACTAAATTTGTCTCATGAACTAAAACAAGCTAGTTCACTCTCCTTACCTGAGTGTACAGGGCTGGGCTGTCCACTACTACGAGCAGATTTGTGGCTTTTGCTTTTGAGCCTTCGTCGACCTCCAGCCATCGCCACAGCAGGGGAgaacacagagggaggaggaggtttTCCCATTCGCAAAAACACGGCCTCTACCTCCTGTTTCTGACGAGCCTGCAATGTCTGAATCTCCATCATATGTCTGTGAGCGGCAGAAAAACATACAGTCATGTAAGAATATTTCTACTGGGCTGTGAAGTGACAGTATTCACATGAAATGAAGGCAGCGTGAAGTATGGCTATGAGCATTTGACATACTTTTC encodes the following:
- the rad52 gene encoding DNA repair protein RAD52 homolog; this translates as MSSNTEQRSSSAPRCFGQCTYTAEEHQAVHKALKQKLGPEFISTRMAGGGQRVCYIEGHRVISLANEMFGYNGWSHSISQQNVDFVDIINGKFYVGVSAFIKVQLKDGSYHEDVGYGVSEGLKSKALSLEKARKEAVTDGMKRALKCFGNALGNCIMDKEYLLAINKIPKQTPSPLDPAQTKRSEGEPLIEKARISSLVQQEKLASAVGPVRAPLEPRVLNHNQNYPDVHTPNAAVPADRRSETMDSRPVMDSLDAVGSDAHTDPKQLRKLRQQQLQQKFRREMEAKKMQQNADQTKSEDQEVAVGRGSSGGHEGVPAYSDGSSDGNKKCSSRDDHLEDDLELWDFTLDGIEVSDDPAGDPNSRAFRPSTPGNHHMQTRSKTPQRVPGRPPDDAHSHSGGHDRAQYRPQHQTHYQARPGEAYSPYRQGQYMKKRRLDT